The segment aaagaaaaaaaaatgtgtcaaAAAAGGTGAACTAGGTGGAGTGTTGTGTTGACAATGATTCAGTACCCGTCATGGATGGGATGATTAAGATGTCAAGTGCTATTACAACTCAAAAGCATTATTGCATCATCTGTACCGTAATGAAATTTAATGATAATCCATCCATTAGCATCCAGAGCCGTCGAGAAAGGAATTACTtctcaataaaaatactttttaaaatattttttatttataaatatattaaaataatatttagcatccaGAAGATAGAAGCTGAAAATGAGCTGACAGGTTAGCAGATAATGATCTTGATCGTGGTTTTCTCTGGAAGACTTGCTTGTTCCAGAACTTAACAAAGGACACAAGctgttgttgttttcatttgGCACAGGTTGCTTATGAATCAAGTtcaccaacaaaacaaaaacagagagatAAAAGGGAAAGGTTCGGTTAACTGCTGCTAAATAGAAGTCATGTGTGTCCCTGAACAAGAAACTCCAACTTTATGTCTTAATCATGAGAAATTTTTACCAccttaaatttaaataagagtGCAGGAGAGATATAACCCAAAGCTTCAGCGTCACCTACTTCTGCAGTCTTACCTTTTAAGCAAATACACGCACCACAGTTCCCAGCCATCATTCTCTATCTTTTCCATTCCCTCTCAGTACTTGGTTGATTTTCAAGTAACTCAAAACAGAATGCTACCAGAGTTTAGCAGTCCAAGAACCTCTCACAGCACTTCCACATTTTAGCAATCCAAATATTCCTGAGTTGCGGCAAGGCAATATCGATATCTTAGAGGCCGTCAGATGGGTTCGTTCCAAATTGGAATGCGAAGCTCTGCGTTACTAGAAACGTCATGTGGGTATCTGCTTCAGGAATTGCAGGCAAGACTGACTACCTCTTGGAAATTAATAGTAATTTATCCACGAATAACAGCGgtgcttttttctttgaagttacATAAAAGAGTACAGAATTCATTTTTTGTTCGAAAAATACCCTTGTTTATCTAGCATGcaagagattgttttttaaacaccATGTTCTTTTACATTTGAAGGCATTTTATCATTATCCCGTTTTCTTAAAAACCTTAATCTAACTCCTAAAGCATTTTCATTTACTATCTTTTatcgtatattttttttatgtcgcatttctttaatttggaagttaataataataaaaatatcattatatcatGTTCCTAACGTCTTGATGTCttgttttataataaacatGTCACATTTCCAGTTTAAATAAACAATGATGTGAAACAGATGATCTGGGATGAAGTTGGGAAAGATCAGTTTGAAAGAGAGAAGGTTCTGCATGATTTAGAACAAGAATGTTTAGAGGTTTATCGGAGAAAAGTTGACAGTGCAAACATATCAAGAGCTCGCCTGCATCAAGAGCTGGCAGAATCCGAAGCTGAATTCACCCATCTTCTTTTGTCCCTTGGTGAACGATCACTTCCAGGACGGGTACTTTTTCATCCAATTCACTTATTTGAGCATTTAAAATTGCATGTTTATGAGCTAAAAGTACAGTATAATATAGAACACCAGTGCATGGTAAGGATACAAATTGAGAATTTTAAACCATTCAGTAATTAGCAACACACATTTAGCATAAATTACTTCAGAATGATTGATTACTTGACTCATTGCCACTCTACATGGCGATGAACCGGCCAGGGATATCTACGTTTGTTTATTGAGCAAATTCCATATTGATGATGGCATTGTTGGATGCGCATAATGTTCTCATTGAATTTTATGCGCTGACTATCTTGTTGTCTCTACAGCCAGAAAAAATGTCAGGAACGCTGAAGGAGCAGCTAGATGCAATCACCCCAGCTCTCCGGGAGATGCGTctgagaaaagaagagagaatgaATCAATTTAGATCCGTGCAAGgccaaattcaaaaaatttctgCTGAAATTGCAGGTCAATCAGTATACGATGACTCAATAACAAATGTCATTGTGAATGAGAATGATCTTTCATTAAAGAAACTTGAGGAATATCAGATTGAGCTACAAAGACTGTGCGATGAGAAGGTAAAAGTACCAATTTCACAAATCATCTCATGGAAATTTATTCTCTCATGTGGAAAGGGGACTTCACTTATCTTCCTCTTTCACTGAATTGAAGAATGACAGGCTCCAGCTAGTGGACACATACATCGACACAATTCATGATTTGTCCTCAACATTAGGAATGGAATCCTCCATGATCATAACAAAGGTGCATCCAACTTTGAATGAATTGTGTggaatatcaaaaaatataagtgATAGTATTCTGGCTAAACTCAACAGCACTGTGGAATCTCTCAAAGCAGAAAAACAAACGCAGCTTGAGAAGGTAAATTTTACTATCAATGTTGTGGTAACTTCTGGCTCCTACTATGCAAACCTCGGTAACGGAATCTAGCATCTTGTCTACAGAAAAAATACACATTTGAAATGGCATCATAGTGTCATGCGGATATAAGTTGGAGATACAACAGATGGCAGTAACCAGAGAAATGAATGATGAAAGTTAACCGATTAGTTTGATTCAATCCTACATATATTAAACAGTTCGAGTGCTCTAAAtcacatataaataaaacaatacgGGTCATCAAAGTTGTTCCTGCTTCCACCATTTTATTTCCATTGATATAAGAAACAGTACTAACAATAAAGAACTGGCACTGTATAACGTTTCTGAATTTGGCAGCTTCATCAGCTTGGAAAAGCACTAACAAACTTGTGGAATCTCATGGACACACCGTATAAAGATCGTCACTCATTCTCCAATGTCACAGCCTTATTATCTCTCACATCAGCTGAAGTATCAGATCATGGAAGCCTTACTCTAAATATAATCCAGCAGGTTAGTATATGATTAACGGTGAGAAATTATCAGAAAAAAACTCAGACATAATAGTTATTTGAATCGTTTCAAGGCTGAAGCTGAAGTCAAGAGACTGGATCAGCTAAAAGCAAGCAAGATGAAAGAGCTTTTCTTCAAGAAACAGAGTGAGTTAGATCAAATATGCAATAAATCACACATGGAGATTCCTTCACAGCCAGGGATGGAAAATATAATCAATCTTATAAATTCAGGTAAGATTGACTGAATTTGTCTTTCATATCAGTTTCCTGATCTAATTCATGTTTAAACTAGTATCAGCCACACTGACTGAAAACTAAAAAAGGGGAGATTGACCATGCCGATCTCCTCATGAGTTTGGATGAGCAGATATCAGCAGCAAGAGAAGAAGCCACTAGCAGGAAGGCTATAATGGAAAAGGTTGAAAGGTGGATGCTAGCACATGATGAAGAGCGTTGGTTAGAAGAATATAGCATGGTTAGTATGACCCATTGATCTGCATGATTTGTTGGCTCCTGGCCTTTTAGTTTTTGCATGATGATTCATATTTTCATGCATGTTGTCAGGATGAAAATCGATATTCAGTTCGCAGAGGTGCTCACAAGAATCTGAGACGTGCAGAACGTGCCCGAATAATAGTCAACAAAATCCCAGGTAAGATTAGGAAGTTGGTTGGTTGGTTTGCAAAGAATCCTGAAACAGCAATAGACATGCTAACATGCCAGATCGAAGCCTCTGCAACCACAAACTAACCAGAAAATGCACCCTGGTCATCACCATTAAGACTAAGATCCCGGAGCCAAAATAGTCATTTTCAATAGGTAAAGAAGTGAAGGTTCGCATTAGTCAATAAAATGAGATACTAACTAGTAATTGAGTCAAGGGGTGGTTGGTGAAGAGACCTATATAAAAAAGTGATTGCAGGATGAAAAGCCTGATTCCATCTTCCAGCCATGTAGACAGCTGACCTTGCGTTTTGAAAATCTTATTGCTTTAATACATGCCAGTGATATTTATGTATAGTGTGAAACTGGTTGCGCAGTTCTAGTGGCATTGCTTGTAGCAAAGACTAAGAGTTGGGAAgaggaaagaaacaaaatattcttGTATGATGGGGTAAGTAATTTATTTGCTTCAGTTGTGACTACATAttggtaaaatattaattttatcagcATGTATGAACCTACACATAGTGTATTCATCAAATGTAAAAGAAGAATTTCTTGTTGGGCATTGCAGCATTTCTCGATAAATTATGAGTTTCCTTGCAAATCAAATAAACATTTGCACGCATTATTATCTAGGTACCTCTGATGGAAATGCTAGAAGAATATAACATGTCAAGGCAGGAGAGGGAAGAGGAGAAGCAAAGACAAAGGGTTAGTTCATCCAACACTATACAGGCGTAGATTTTGATATTATCTATACGTTAATAATGTTTCCCTTCTATTTTCCGTAATGTTAATCTTTTTGTTAGCATAAAATAAATCCCACGTTCAAGAATGACTTTATTTTCGTTACCTAATGTGTGGTGAGCTGGCCATTGCCTCACAGGAAAAGAAGGTCCCAAGCTATGTAGTTGCTGGGCAAGAAAATGTGGTTGGGTCAAGGCCAGACACCAGCAGTCGACGTCTTTCAAACAGGAGCTTAAATGGAAGCTTGAGCAATGCAACCCCTTTAAACAGAAGGCTTTCACTTTGTCTCCAACAGTTGGGAACCAACAGCGTCAATTCTGCAAATCAAGGAATATCTTACataaaggaaggaaggaagatgCAAGGACAGAGGATGTTTCCTCGACCTGACCTCACTTCTCATCTTCGAGATGAAGCAGCTTCCGTCGTCTCATCCTTTTCTGGGCCGTTATCTCCCTAAATTCCCATTCAGATATTCAAATCTTCACACGTAACCACAAAAACCCCACATATCACAAGATATTAAACTAAACATAAtagtatttttcttcttctgcagAACAATAATTTACCTATTTGCGTCAGAAAATACCCTTGTGTATCTCTATCTATGTCCTTCCGTTGCACATTTAAGTTATTGTTTACTGTATcgaataaattgatatttaaaagtatgtaCAGTTATGTTTTGAATTCAAGAAGCTTTGATTCTCCTATTCTACTGGAAGTTTGAAACGTAATAATTTCTAGTGAagttct is part of the Populus nigra chromosome 8, ddPopNigr1.1, whole genome shotgun sequence genome and harbors:
- the LOC133700651 gene encoding 65-kDa microtubule-associated protein 8-like isoform X2, producing the protein MIWDEVGKDQFEREKVLHDLEQECLEVYRRKVDSANISRARLHQELAESEAEFTHLLLSLGERSLPGRPEKMSGTLKEQLDAITPALREMRLRKEERMNQFRSVQGQIQKISAEIAGQSVYDDSITNVIVNENDLSLKKLEEYQIELQRLCDEKNDRLQLVDTYIDTIHDLSSTLGMESSMIITKVHPTLNELCGISKNISDSILAKLNSTVESLKAEKQTQLEKLHQLGKALTNLWNLMDTPYKDRHSFSNVTALLSLTSAEVSDHGSLTLNIIQQAEAEVKRLDQLKASKMKELFFKKQSELDQICNKSHMEIPSQPGMENIINLINSGEIDHADLLMSLDEQISAAREEATSRKAIMEKVERWMLAHDEERWLEEYSMDENRYSVRRGAHKNLRRAERARIIVNKIPVLVALLVAKTKSWEEERNKIFLYDGVPLMEMLEEYNMSRQEREEEKQRQREKKVPSYVVAGQENVVGSRPDTSSRRLSNRSLNGSLSNATPLNRRLSLCLQQLGTNSVNSANQGISYIKEGRKMQGQRMFPRPDLTSHLRDEAASVVSSFSGPLSP
- the LOC133700651 gene encoding 65-kDa microtubule-associated protein 8-like isoform X1 — its product is MGSFQIGMRSSALLETSCGYLLQELQMIWDEVGKDQFEREKVLHDLEQECLEVYRRKVDSANISRARLHQELAESEAEFTHLLLSLGERSLPGRPEKMSGTLKEQLDAITPALREMRLRKEERMNQFRSVQGQIQKISAEIAGQSVYDDSITNVIVNENDLSLKKLEEYQIELQRLCDEKNDRLQLVDTYIDTIHDLSSTLGMESSMIITKVHPTLNELCGISKNISDSILAKLNSTVESLKAEKQTQLEKLHQLGKALTNLWNLMDTPYKDRHSFSNVTALLSLTSAEVSDHGSLTLNIIQQAEAEVKRLDQLKASKMKELFFKKQSELDQICNKSHMEIPSQPGMENIINLINSGEIDHADLLMSLDEQISAAREEATSRKAIMEKVERWMLAHDEERWLEEYSMDENRYSVRRGAHKNLRRAERARIIVNKIPVLVALLVAKTKSWEEERNKIFLYDGVPLMEMLEEYNMSRQEREEEKQRQREKKVPSYVVAGQENVVGSRPDTSSRRLSNRSLNGSLSNATPLNRRLSLCLQQLGTNSVNSANQGISYIKEGRKMQGQRMFPRPDLTSHLRDEAASVVSSFSGPLSP